A genome region from Solanum pennellii chromosome 12, SPENNV200 includes the following:
- the LOC107005768 gene encoding protein AUXIN-REGULATED GENE INVOLVED IN ORGAN SIZE-like: MNMDMESSEAKLRSSKGFINLEEHQQYFNNIMEGNKMEYKRSFTQGHGKKMLSMSYFSLESIILLLGLTASLLLLPLMLPPLPPPPFMLLLVPIFILVVLMILAFMPSNVRNVTYYL, from the coding sequence ATGAACATGGACATGGAATCATCAGAGGCAAAATTGAGATCATCAAAagggtttattaatttggaggaaCATCAACAATATTTCAACAACATTATGGAAGGCAATAAGATGGAGTATAAGAGATCATTTACACAAGGACATGGCAAAAAAATGTTGTCAATGAGTTATTTTAGCTTAGAGTCAATTATTTTGTTACTTGGTCTTACAGCATCTTTGTTACTTTTGCCATTGATGCTTCCACCATTGCCACCACCACcttttatgttgttgttagtCCCAATTTTCATTCttgttgttcttatgatcttAGCTTTTATGCCTTCTAATGTTAGGAATGTGACTTACTATCTTTAA